The following proteins are co-located in the Aurantiacibacter atlanticus genome:
- a CDS encoding M28 family metallopeptidase gives MIRKFAPAALLALAACSTTPVQEPPQISLETMQDVTRTLSSDAFEGREPGTPGGTRTTQYLAEEFRAAGLQPGNGTSWLQEVPLVEITSSNFAPLTVGDLQLEHGSQWVGVSYPQVERTAIADSELVFVGYGINASERGWNDYAGLDMEGKTALILVNDPDYAEEGLEGPFNGRAMTYYGRWTYKYEEAARQGATAAIIIHEEFPASYGWNVVEGGWTGAQAYADTGDGGANATDMNGWIQADAAREIFSAAGMDMAEMVRAASQPGFTAVPLQLDLSTSFDNAVRRFSSNNVIGVLPGTQRPTEYVLHTAHWDHLGRCGAPEDEDQICNGAVDNATGTAALVALAQAHAAAGPTARTQVFLAVTAEESGLLGSEYYGANPVFPLDRTVGGVNIDALYVLGEAQDVTVIGGGKSDLDSYLATALAAQGRSATPDSAPQAGRYYRSDHFSLAKRGVPMFYVKSGQTLVEGGSEAGEAAYLDYNTNRYHAAGDEYSDSWDWAGVMQDLDLYFRLARALGETGDWPNWNAGDEFRSIRDASCASASTGC, from the coding sequence ATGATCCGCAAGTTTGCCCCCGCCGCGCTGTTGGCGCTTGCCGCCTGCTCCACCACTCCGGTGCAGGAACCGCCGCAAATCTCGCTTGAAACCATGCAGGATGTCACGCGCACGCTTTCTTCCGATGCCTTCGAAGGGCGCGAACCGGGCACGCCGGGGGGCACGCGCACTACTCAATATCTGGCAGAAGAGTTCAGGGCTGCAGGATTGCAACCCGGCAATGGTACAAGCTGGCTGCAAGAAGTGCCTCTGGTAGAAATCACCAGCAGCAATTTCGCGCCGCTGACGGTGGGCGATCTGCAATTGGAACACGGCAGCCAATGGGTTGGCGTCAGCTATCCGCAGGTGGAGCGGACCGCGATTGCCGACAGCGAACTGGTGTTTGTCGGATACGGCATCAACGCGTCCGAACGCGGCTGGAACGATTATGCGGGCCTCGACATGGAAGGCAAAACCGCGCTCATCCTTGTCAATGATCCCGACTACGCTGAAGAAGGGCTAGAAGGCCCGTTCAATGGCCGCGCGATGACCTATTACGGGCGCTGGACATACAAATATGAAGAGGCCGCACGGCAAGGTGCGACCGCTGCCATCATCATCCACGAGGAATTTCCAGCCAGCTATGGATGGAACGTTGTTGAAGGCGGGTGGACGGGGGCGCAGGCCTATGCTGACACCGGCGATGGCGGCGCAAATGCTACTGACATGAACGGCTGGATTCAGGCCGATGCCGCGCGTGAGATCTTCTCCGCTGCCGGCATGGACATGGCCGAAATGGTGCGCGCGGCAAGCCAGCCGGGCTTTACGGCTGTCCCGCTGCAACTGGACCTGTCGACCAGCTTCGATAACGCCGTCCGGCGCTTTTCTTCCAATAATGTGATCGGAGTTCTGCCGGGCACCCAGCGGCCTACGGAATATGTGCTGCATACCGCGCATTGGGACCATTTGGGACGCTGCGGCGCTCCTGAAGACGAGGACCAGATCTGCAACGGCGCGGTCGACAATGCGACTGGCACCGCGGCGCTGGTCGCACTGGCGCAGGCCCATGCAGCCGCCGGACCGACCGCGCGCACGCAGGTGTTCCTGGCGGTGACTGCCGAAGAATCCGGTCTGCTCGGCTCTGAATATTACGGCGCGAACCCCGTGTTCCCGCTCGACCGCACGGTAGGCGGCGTCAATATCGACGCGCTCTATGTGCTGGGCGAAGCACAGGACGTTACGGTGATCGGCGGCGGCAAGAGCGATCTCGACAGCTATCTGGCTACGGCGCTCGCGGCGCAAGGGCGTAGCGCCACGCCTGATTCGGCCCCGCAGGCCGGACGATATTACCGCTCGGACCATTTCAGCCTCGCCAAGCGCGGCGTGCCGATGTTCTATGTAAAATCAGGACAGACGCTTGTTGAAGGCGGCTCGGAGGCTGGCGAAGCGGCGTATCTGGACTACAACACCAATCGCTATCACGCAGCGGGAGATGAATATTCCGATAGCTGGGATTGGGCTGGCGTAATGCAGGACCTTGATCTCTACTTCCGCCTTGCCCGCGCCTTGGGCGAGACAGGTGATTGGCCCAATTGGAATGCTGGGGATGAATTCCGTTCCATCCGCGATGCCAGCTGCGCTTCGGCGTCGACCGGCTGCTGA
- a CDS encoding agmatine deiminase family protein — MENTTRFAMPAEWARQDWIWIGFPAHADLWEFNLAPAQAQMAAFANAVAETGQQVRLVVRDESAEEAARGLVSGAVALERHPYGDIWLRDTGPLVVPQGDGSRRAQGFGFNGWGGKYLLEGDQETGPSLAKAGDMPYTRADWILEGGAVESDGTGLVVTTEQCLLNPNRNPQLSREQIWSNLQRDLGFSRILWLGEGLAGDHTDGHVDNLARMVAPGTIAIPVTSGADDPNAAVYADARQKARAFGLDVRDVPSPGLIGDEDDAEPASYMNFAICNDVVVVPTYGSPHDEDAVAAIGSLFPERSAVGLRADAVLTGGGSFHCASQHVPLGNRRRKGAS, encoded by the coding sequence ATGGAAAATACAACGCGCTTTGCCATGCCCGCCGAATGGGCACGGCAGGACTGGATATGGATCGGTTTCCCTGCCCATGCCGACCTTTGGGAATTCAATCTTGCGCCCGCGCAGGCGCAGATGGCGGCTTTTGCCAATGCCGTGGCAGAAACCGGACAACAGGTGCGCCTGGTGGTTCGCGATGAAAGCGCAGAGGAAGCGGCGCGCGGCCTCGTTTCGGGCGCAGTCGCGTTGGAGCGGCATCCCTATGGCGATATCTGGTTGCGCGATACTGGCCCGCTGGTCGTGCCGCAGGGTGATGGCTCCCGCCGCGCGCAAGGGTTCGGGTTCAACGGTTGGGGCGGCAAATATCTCCTCGAAGGCGATCAGGAGACCGGCCCATCGCTCGCCAAGGCAGGCGATATGCCATACACGCGGGCGGACTGGATTTTGGAAGGCGGCGCGGTGGAAAGCGATGGCACCGGCCTCGTGGTTACCACCGAGCAATGCCTCCTCAACCCCAATCGCAATCCGCAGCTTTCACGCGAACAGATATGGAGCAATCTGCAGCGCGACCTCGGCTTTTCGCGCATCTTGTGGCTGGGCGAAGGGTTGGCGGGCGATCATACCGATGGTCATGTGGACAATCTCGCGCGGATGGTCGCGCCCGGCACAATCGCCATTCCCGTCACCAGCGGAGCAGACGATCCCAATGCAGCGGTCTATGCCGACGCCCGCCAAAAAGCGCGCGCATTCGGACTGGACGTGCGCGATGTCCCGTCGCCGGGACTAATTGGCGATGAGGATGATGCGGAACCTGCCAGCTACATGAACTTCGCCATTTGTAATGATGTGGTGGTGGTGCCCACCTATGGCTCCCCGCACGATGAAGACGCTGTGGCCGCAATCGGCTCTCTGTTTCCCGAACGCAGTGCTGTGGGGCTGCGCGCCGATGCCGTGCTGACGGGCGGCGGCAGTTTTCACTGTGCCAGCCAGCACGTGCCGCTGGGGAATAGGCGGCGCAAGGGCGCATCTTAA
- the thrS gene encoding threonine--tRNA ligase: MTELLKISLPDGSVREMEAGSTPGDVAAAIGPGLAKAAIAARVNGEVRDINRPFDGDAELALITSRDEAEALELARHDFAHVLAEAVQALWPGTQITFGPATDDGFYYDVKAPDTRDPFSVDDLPAIEEKMREIIKADKPLTREVWTRQQLIDKWVAEGETFKAEWAQELPEGEELTVYRSGGDWLDMCRGPHLASTGKLDPEAFKLMRVAGAYWRGDQANAQLTRIYGTGWLNKKQLNAHLMRLEEAGKRDHRKLGREMDLFHLQEEAHGSVFWHPKGYRIWRELEAYMRRKMDGAGYQEIKTPQVMDVRQWEQSGHWGKYAENMFAVPDIVPEVDEDGAAATPKIAADAQWMAIKPMNCPAHVLVFKQGITSYRELPIRLGEMGCCHRNEPHGALHGLMRVRQFTQDDAHIFCTEEQVVEEVRAFCRLADEVYQDFGFSYHVKLALRPGQRFGSDADWDKAEQELRDAVAEAGMANEEYGWEELPGEGAFYAPKLEWHLTDAIGRTWQVGTIQGDRVLPERLDANYVGEDGERHRPVMLHRAIFGSYERFIGILIEHFAGRLPVWLAPVQAVVATIVSDADEYGKEAVAKLEAAGIRVESDFRNEKINYKVREHSLAKVPHLLVVGMREAEEGTVAVRTLGEKEQRVMSLNDAIALLKDAATPPDLKS; encoded by the coding sequence ATGACCGAATTGCTCAAAATCAGCCTGCCCGATGGTTCCGTGCGCGAAATGGAAGCGGGAAGCACACCCGGCGACGTTGCCGCCGCGATTGGACCCGGGCTTGCCAAGGCCGCCATCGCCGCGCGCGTGAACGGCGAAGTCCGCGACATAAACCGCCCTTTCGATGGCGATGCGGAACTGGCGCTCATCACATCGCGGGACGAGGCAGAGGCGCTGGAACTTGCCCGTCACGATTTCGCGCATGTCCTGGCAGAGGCGGTGCAGGCCTTGTGGCCCGGCACCCAGATCACCTTTGGCCCTGCCACCGATGACGGCTTCTATTACGATGTGAAGGCGCCCGACACGCGCGACCCTTTCTCGGTCGACGACTTGCCCGCGATCGAGGAAAAGATGCGCGAGATCATCAAGGCGGACAAGCCGCTGACGCGCGAGGTGTGGACCCGCCAGCAACTGATCGACAAATGGGTGGCCGAGGGCGAAACCTTCAAGGCCGAATGGGCGCAGGAATTGCCCGAGGGCGAGGAACTGACGGTTTATCGCAGCGGCGGGGACTGGCTCGATATGTGCCGTGGCCCGCATCTTGCCAGCACCGGCAAGCTCGATCCCGAAGCCTTCAAGCTGATGCGCGTTGCAGGTGCCTATTGGCGCGGCGATCAGGCAAATGCGCAGCTGACGCGCATTTATGGCACCGGCTGGCTTAACAAAAAGCAGTTGAACGCGCATCTCATGCGGCTGGAAGAAGCGGGCAAGCGCGATCATCGCAAGCTGGGCCGCGAAATGGATTTGTTCCATCTTCAGGAAGAGGCGCATGGCAGCGTTTTCTGGCACCCCAAGGGCTATCGCATCTGGCGCGAGCTTGAAGCCTATATGCGCCGCAAAATGGATGGCGCGGGCTATCAGGAAATCAAGACTCCGCAGGTGATGGATGTGCGCCAGTGGGAGCAATCCGGCCATTGGGGCAAATATGCCGAAAACATGTTTGCCGTGCCCGATATCGTGCCCGAGGTGGATGAAGACGGTGCAGCAGCCACGCCGAAGATTGCCGCCGATGCGCAGTGGATGGCAATCAAGCCGATGAACTGCCCGGCCCATGTGCTGGTCTTCAAGCAGGGCATCACCAGCTATCGTGAATTGCCGATCCGGCTGGGCGAGATGGGCTGCTGTCATCGGAACGAACCGCATGGCGCGCTGCATGGCCTGATGCGCGTGCGCCAGTTTACGCAAGATGATGCGCATATTTTCTGCACCGAGGAACAGGTGGTCGAAGAAGTGCGTGCGTTCTGCCGGCTGGCCGACGAGGTCTATCAGGACTTCGGATTTTCCTATCACGTCAAGCTGGCCCTGCGCCCTGGCCAGCGTTTCGGTTCGGATGCAGATTGGGACAAGGCTGAGCAGGAATTGCGCGATGCCGTGGCAGAAGCGGGCATGGCGAATGAGGAATACGGATGGGAGGAACTTCCCGGCGAAGGTGCTTTTTATGCTCCCAAGCTGGAATGGCATCTGACCGATGCGATTGGCCGCACATGGCAGGTCGGCACCATTCAGGGAGATCGCGTGCTGCCCGAAAGGCTCGATGCAAATTATGTCGGGGAGGATGGCGAACGTCATCGCCCGGTCATGCTCCATCGCGCCATTTTCGGCAGCTATGAGCGCTTCATCGGCATCTTGATCGAACACTTCGCTGGTCGACTACCGGTGTGGCTTGCGCCGGTGCAGGCGGTTGTCGCCACCATCGTATCCGATGCGGATGAGTACGGGAAAGAAGCGGTCGCCAAGCTGGAAGCCGCGGGCATTCGCGTCGAAAGCGACTTCCGCAACGAAAAGATCAACTACAAGGTGCGTGAACATTCTTTGGCGAAAGTGCCGCACCTTCTGGTGGTGGGTATGCGCGAGGCTGAGGAGGGCACCGTTGCCGTGCGCACGCTGGGCGAGAAAGAGCAGCGGGTGATGAGCCTCAATGACGCCATTGCCCTACTAAAGGATGCCGCCACGCCGCCGGATCTGAAAAGCTGA
- a CDS encoding alpha/beta hydrolase: MIETQFHPLPDGRQIAFRHTPPKASGTGSAVVFLPGYMSDMAGSKATAIFDLCAATGRECLLLDYSGCGESRGDFADGSLSRWQEEVCALIDAHVECDRIVVAGSSMGGWLMLLVGLQLGARLAGLVGIASAPDFSDWGFSAEQKAQLKSGQTIYKDNPYGYDPTPTHSLFWNDAAKHELLDAPIALNCPVRLLHGQVDTDVAPDTSLRLAAALASDDVQVTLVKGGDHRLSRDTDIALLLRTLEILA, translated from the coding sequence ATGATCGAAACACAGTTCCATCCATTGCCCGATGGCAGGCAGATTGCCTTTCGGCACACTCCCCCAAAAGCATCAGGCACCGGCTCTGCAGTGGTTTTCCTCCCGGGCTATATGTCCGACATGGCGGGCAGCAAGGCGACGGCAATTTTCGATCTTTGCGCAGCAACGGGCCGTGAATGTCTGTTGCTCGATTATTCGGGATGCGGGGAAAGCAGGGGTGATTTTGCAGACGGTTCGCTATCGCGCTGGCAAGAGGAGGTCTGTGCCCTCATTGATGCGCATGTCGAATGCGACAGGATCGTTGTGGCGGGGTCTTCGATGGGCGGCTGGCTGATGCTGCTGGTGGGACTGCAGCTGGGCGCGCGGCTTGCTGGCCTTGTCGGCATTGCCAGTGCGCCTGATTTCTCGGACTGGGGCTTCTCCGCAGAGCAGAAGGCCCAGCTGAAGAGCGGGCAGACCATCTATAAAGACAATCCCTATGGCTACGATCCTACGCCGACACATTCGCTATTCTGGAACGACGCGGCAAAGCATGAGCTTCTGGATGCGCCAATCGCGCTCAATTGTCCGGTGCGCCTGCTGCACGGGCAGGTTGATACAGATGTGGCGCCCGATACCTCGCTCCGCCTTGCCGCAGCGCTTGCCAGCGATGATGTGCAGGTCACCTTGGTAAAGGGCGGTGATCACCGCTTGTCGCGCGATACTGATATCGCGCTATTGTTACGTACATTGGAGATACTTGCATGA
- a CDS encoding LLM class flavin-dependent oxidoreductase: MSAVDFSVLDLVPVREGGDVAQAIADAGRLAQAAEKAGYKRFWVAEHHGSEGIAGGATSVVLAHIGHLTETIRIGAGGIMLPNHNPFVIAEQFGALDAMFAGRVDLGLGRAPGSAPVIGQFLRKDLRAASEYFPQDVAELRALFAGDPQLPIAATPGRGAKVQMWVLGSSLFGAQLAAQFGLPYAFASHFAPQQLDEALATYRSQFRPSESLDKPHVMAAMSVLCAQTDAEAHLLASSQDQSFVQLMSGDPGKLPPPVEGYRDMLPDKVRVMLERRDEARAVGSPATVRDRVRSFITRTQADEIIVAGPTFDPAAREASLALTMDALNG; this comes from the coding sequence ATGAGCGCAGTCGATTTTTCGGTTCTCGATCTCGTCCCCGTTCGCGAAGGTGGCGATGTGGCGCAGGCCATTGCCGATGCGGGCAGGCTGGCGCAGGCAGCGGAAAAAGCCGGTTACAAGCGGTTCTGGGTAGCAGAACATCATGGCAGCGAAGGAATAGCGGGCGGCGCAACATCGGTCGTGCTCGCGCATATCGGCCATCTGACTGAAACCATCCGCATCGGCGCGGGCGGGATCATGCTGCCCAATCACAATCCCTTCGTGATCGCCGAACAATTCGGCGCGCTCGATGCCATGTTCGCCGGCCGCGTCGATCTGGGACTGGGACGCGCGCCTGGCTCCGCGCCTGTCATCGGACAGTTCCTGCGCAAGGATTTGCGCGCCGCTTCGGAATATTTCCCGCAGGATGTTGCCGAATTGCGCGCGCTTTTTGCAGGCGATCCGCAATTGCCCATCGCCGCGACACCGGGGCGCGGGGCGAAGGTGCAGATGTGGGTGCTTGGCTCCAGCCTGTTCGGCGCGCAGCTCGCCGCGCAATTTGGCCTGCCTTATGCCTTCGCCAGCCACTTTGCCCCCCAGCAGCTGGACGAGGCGCTGGCGACCTATCGTTCGCAATTTCGCCCGTCGGAAAGTCTGGACAAGCCCCATGTCATGGCCGCGATGAGCGTCCTGTGCGCCCAGACCGATGCCGAAGCGCATTTGCTGGCCAGTTCACAGGACCAGTCGTTCGTGCAGTTGATGAGCGGCGATCCCGGCAAATTGCCACCGCCAGTCGAGGGCTATCGCGACATGCTTCCTGACAAGGTGCGCGTCATGCTTGAACGCAGGGACGAAGCGCGCGCCGTTGGTTCTCCTGCCACTGTGCGCGACCGGGTCAGAAGCTTTATTACGCGGACACAGGCTGACGAGATAATCGTTGCAGGCCCCACATTTGACCCCGCCGCACGCGAGGCATCTCTGGCCCTCACCATGGATGCGCTGAACGGCTGA